DNA from Ziziphus jujuba cultivar Dongzao chromosome 2, ASM3175591v1:
ACTGTTTTTACAACACTATATTCATGatcgagaaaataaaaaataaaaagggaaaaaaaaataaaaaatctacctTTCACTTGTATAATAAGATCCATTTTAAGCCGTCAGGGAACACCAGAACACAATCTAGACATCACCGTTGCTTTTATCACGTTGGACTTTGCTGCGTCTAGTAACGGATCTGTTTGGAGCGCTTTCTTGAAACAGAACTTAGCTTCCTCCCACTGACCCTCGGCAACGAATACAAGACCCAGATTGTTAAATGCAGGAGCATAACCTGGCCGGAGTTCAAGTGACTTTGTAAACATTGCCTTGGCTCGTTCATATTGTTTCTGCTGGCGATATAGATTTCCGAGGTTGGAAAATGTAGCATGCACATTTTCTGTTGTTGCTGATGACAAGGCCAGCTTGTAAACTTCTTCGGCTTTCAATGGCTCCTCTGAGAGTTGCAATGAGATACCTGATGATGAagtttcaaatccattaaagcAAGTAATGAATAAAAAAGAGGGAGATGAACACAGAGACAATAATATTACCAGAAACATaagacataaatataaaatacatacaCATTGCACAAACCTAGATTTGACCATGCATAACTGCACTCCCTAAAACGAGCAACTGCAGCTTTGAGATACTTCTGTGAGTTTTTGAATTGACGGGTGCAAAGGCTATGAAGGCCAAGTTGGTGCCACTGCACAGCATCATCTGGATCCTCAGCTATTGCCTGAAAAGAGATCAAGAAAAGGGAAGATTATTAATGCAGCACAATATTTATTACATTAGAAAGGCTGACATCAATATTTTCCACTTCCTAAAAACAGGGAAAACTACTCTCTACGCTGTAATATTTAAGTCCATTACCTACACCAAGGGGCATACTCTGCTTTGCTAAGATCAAGGGGACACTACTATATAAATGAGGCACAACCTTagtattattatcaaaattttaacacATGGAGACAAATTCTAGAAGAAAAGCGCATGAAATTGTCACTAAAAGGGGAATGACAAAAgtgattaaattcaaaattatgataagtaattattattataataacctATTTATGTTATGTATTAGAGGTGAGGGAAGGCGGTTACTAAACCTGCTTCAAACTGTGGACAGCACGATCTTCGATGTCCAGCAGCATGTTCTGTTCTGTTTCAAATGCTGCAGCTATCTCATGTTGGACCTTGTGAGCCATTGCAACTCCTGCCCATGCTGTTGAAAGCTCAATTTGAGCAGGATCACCATCTCTTATTACTGAAGCCATTTCATTTCCGGCCCAAGAAAGTTGTTCACTAGGATCTTGAGACCTTTCGGCATCCTTGATCCGGTGGACTGCAACAGCATACCGTGTAGACATACAATTGGGCTCTAGTTTTGCTGCCTACAGAGCAAGAGCAACAGACAGCAGATTAATCCAGTTCTTCTAACAAAGGGAAAAACAGTCTAAGCAAATGAGAGCTACaaattaaaacatcaatttttgTCTTCCGTTATTTTTcccaccaaataaaaaaaaaaaaaaaaaaaaaaaaaaatttgtgccaCAAAAAACCATTTATGTATTATTGCCATGGTAAATACTACCATTAAGAAAAAGGAAACCAATGAACAACCTCAACAAATAAGCTATAAATGACTGTAGCAATGAACCATGAGCaccttctccaaacacttgctTGAACTCCTATGATCACCACCCATATAATATGCATTAGCAAGATTAGCCCATGTATGTGCTGCCTTGGATTCTGATTTTAATGATGCTAGCAAACATTCTTTTGCAACATTGATAGCTGAGACCTGATCCACAGAAGCACCATCTCTAGCACTTGCCCCAGCACCTGAGAAGTTAATGAAAGAGAGTTATGATGAAGTAGACTTCTACTAGTTCACAATATAAAAagatcaaacatattttttatagGTTCAATTGCATCAACCACAAACTAAATTTATGTAGAAGGCATAATATATGATAAGTCAACAGAATTCCAAAAGATGAAGATAAACTCAGAAAAAGCATACCTGCAACAACTGATCCATATTTACACAAAAGAAGTGCAGCATAATTGATCAAGGCTGCAGGATGATTTTGATCTTTGAGGACCAACTCTTGAAAACATTTTTCTGACAGTTCCAAATTTCCACTGATATATTGTAAGAGAAAATATCAATATGGTGAAAACCTTAAATATTATGGTTAAATGATGACAATGAATTGGTTTCCATATTCATCATagtttccaagaaaaaaaacccatgaatcttattttataatgttCTTATGTCTTAAAAATAAATCAGTATATTATCTGTTTTAGAGTTCCCAGATGTCTCCGAGTTCTCCCAAGAAAATGTTTCAGTAATATACTCAAACCTGTCCCATTTCATTATCACCACCACATTCAGATATTCTTTCATGGTTTAGAAATATACTAGTATGTGTGATCAAATCTTAAGGAACAAATATTTCATGGGATTCCCTTACCTTTGAAGGTAAGCAGTCCCAAGGTTTCCAAGGCAATCATAGTTGTCAGGGGCCACAGCAAACAAAGATGACAAAACCGTAATAGCACTCTAGACAATAGAGCAAAGTTCATGTAAGCTGATAAAAGAGTAACTAACAACTATGAACAACAACAACTATGAAGAAACTGCACCTGCAGACGACCAGTTTTAAGAAGTATCAAGCCAAGAGTATTCCATACAGCTGCCTGTCTTATATCCAATTGTATTGAATCCTTTAGTTTTGAAAGGATTTCCTTAAGCTCTTCGGGTTCAAGTTCTTTATCGTGACTATTGTCTCCAGAACTTTCCAGTAGGAGGCACTACACAGTTGATAAAGAATGTCAATCAAT
Protein-coding regions in this window:
- the LOC107418253 gene encoding probable UDP-N-acetylglucosamine--peptide N-acetylglucosaminyltransferase SPINDLY isoform X1, whose translation is MSEQQEPQAQSMPQPGSMESSFDNNSSKGIQPPKLAVLADLNVDPPESDGNDSVQLPASDLTRLAIDESSQDKSTSMCIDNVDNDAVEGEGKRINKLGKCRSRNKVECPLEYGADADGDLPVQGVPSSREEKVSSLKTALVHVTRKMPKNAHAHFVLGLMYQRLGQPSKAVLAYEKAAEILLRPEAEIDRPDLLSLVQIHHAQCLLLESSGDNSHDKELEPEELKEILSKLKDSIQLDIRQAAVWNTLGLILLKTGRLQSAITVLSSLFAVAPDNYDCLGNLGTAYLQSGNLELSEKCFQELVLKDQNHPAALINYAALLLCKYGSVVAGAGASARDGASVDQVSAINVAKECLLASLKSESKAAHTWANLANAYYMGGDHRSSSKCLEKAAKLEPNCMSTRYAVAVHRIKDAERSQDPSEQLSWAGNEMASVIRDGDPAQIELSTAWAGVAMAHKVQHEIAAAFETEQNMLLDIEDRAVHSLKQAIAEDPDDAVQWHQLGLHSLCTRQFKNSQKYLKAAVARFRECSYAWSNLGISLQLSEEPLKAEEVYKLALSSATTENVHATFSNLGNLYRQQKQYERAKAMFTKSLELRPGYAPAFNNLGLVFVAEGQWEEAKFCFKKALQTDPLLDAAKSNVIKATVMSRLCSGVP
- the LOC107418253 gene encoding uncharacterized protein LOC107418253 isoform X2, which codes for MSEQQEPQAQSMPQPGSMESSFDNNSSKGIQPPKLAVLADLNVDPPESDGNDSVQLPASDLTRLAIDESSQDKSTSMCIDNVDNDAVEGEGKRINKLGKCRSRNKVECPLEYGADADGDLPVQGVPSSREEKVSSLKTALVHVTRKMPKNAHAHFVLGLMYQRLGQPSKAVLAYEKAAEILLRPEAEIDRPDLLSLVQIHHAQCLLLESSGDNSHDKELEPEELKEILSKLKDSIQLDIRQAAVWNTLGLILLKTGRLQSAITVLSSLFAVAPDNYDCLGNLGTAYLQSGNLELSEKCFQELVLKDQNHPAALINYAALLLCKYGSVVAGAGASARDGASVDQVSAINVAKECLLASLKSESKAAHTWANLANAYYMGGDHRSSSKCLEKAAKLEPNCMSTRYAVAVHRIKDAERSQDPSEQLSWAGNEMASVIRDGDPAQIELSTAWAGVAMAHKVQHEIAAAFETEQNMLLDIEDRAVHSLKQAIAEDPDDAVQWHQLGLHSLCTRQFKNSQKYLKAAVARFRECSYAWSNLGLCNVYLIATLRGAIESRRSLQAGLVISNNRKCACYIFQPRKSISPAETI